A DNA window from Terriglobales bacterium contains the following coding sequences:
- a CDS encoding Glu/Leu/Phe/Val dehydrogenase, with translation MAKTISVEQEINPWESQAARFDLAAQKLNLDEGLWKILRYPNRELIVHIPVSMDDGRLEVFTGFRVQHSIARGPAKGGVRYSPDVTLEEVRALAAWMTWKCAVVNIPFGGAKGGVICDPKKMSMGELERMTRRYTAELMEFIGPEKDVPAPDMNTNEQTMAWMMDTYSMHMRQTVTAVVTGKPIDMGGSRGRREATGRGIMVVCDEALKKLKMNRDETRVIVQGFGNVGSNAARLMYEHGYKIIGIAEWDGGLYNPNGMEVDKLVEYRQRNGTVVGFPGAEVRESASLLTTECEVLLPAATENVITTQNAESVKARILAEGANGPTTAAADDILQEKKVFVIPDILCNAGGVTTSYFEWVQDRQGYFWKESVVNEQLEHIMRSSFEDVVAYADTHGVNNRIAAYMLAINRVAYTIRQRGIYA, from the coding sequence TGCGCTATCCCAACCGCGAGCTCATCGTGCACATCCCCGTCTCGATGGACGACGGCCGCCTGGAAGTCTTCACCGGCTTCCGGGTGCAGCACTCGATCGCCCGCGGTCCCGCCAAGGGCGGCGTGCGCTACTCGCCCGATGTCACGCTGGAAGAGGTCCGCGCCCTGGCCGCCTGGATGACCTGGAAGTGCGCGGTGGTGAACATCCCCTTCGGGGGCGCCAAGGGCGGCGTCATCTGCGACCCCAAGAAGATGTCCATGGGCGAGCTGGAGCGCATGACCCGGCGCTACACCGCGGAGCTGATGGAGTTCATCGGCCCGGAGAAGGACGTCCCCGCCCCCGACATGAACACCAACGAGCAGACCATGGCCTGGATGATGGACACCTACTCCATGCACATGCGCCAGACCGTCACCGCGGTGGTCACCGGCAAGCCCATCGACATGGGCGGCTCGCGCGGCCGGCGCGAGGCCACCGGGCGCGGCATCATGGTGGTCTGCGACGAGGCCCTCAAGAAGCTCAAGATGAACCGCGACGAGACCCGGGTGATCGTGCAGGGCTTCGGCAACGTCGGCTCCAACGCCGCCCGCCTGATGTATGAGCACGGCTACAAGATCATCGGCATCGCCGAGTGGGACGGCGGCCTCTACAACCCCAACGGCATGGAGGTGGACAAGCTGGTCGAGTACCGCCAGCGCAACGGCACCGTGGTCGGCTTCCCCGGGGCGGAGGTGCGTGAGTCCGCTTCGCTGCTCACCACCGAGTGCGAGGTGCTGCTCCCCGCGGCCACCGAGAACGTCATCACTACCCAGAACGCCGAGTCGGTGAAGGCCAGGATCCTGGCCGAGGGCGCCAACGGCCCCACCACCGCCGCCGCCGACGACATCCTCCAGGAGAAAAAGGTCTTTGTCATCCCTGACATCTTGTGCAACGCCGGCGGGGTCACCACCTCGTACTTCGAGTGGGTGCAGGACCGCCAGGGATACTTCTGGAAAGAGTCGGTGGTCAACGAGCAGTTGGAGCACATCATGCGCAGCTCGTTCGAGGACGTGGTGGCGTACGCCGACACCCACGGGGTGAACAACCGCATCGCCGCCTACATGCTGGCCATCAACCGCGTGGCCTACACGATTCGGCAGCGCGGCATTTACGCTTAG